A segment of the Flavobacterium azooxidireducens genome:
GCATCCCACATCGCAACCGCCAATTCGGATGAAATAAGCCGCTGTTCCTGTGTGATAACCTTCGCCTTGAATGGTGTAAAATTCTTCCATTAACGGAAGCATTTCTCCCTTTTCAACCGCTAATTGTATTTCTTTTTGGAGCATTTTTCAATTAAATAAGTTTGCAAAGATACGGAATTGGATGGTTGAATTATTAGATTTTTAGATTTTTGGATTGTTCGATTTTTAGATTGTTAGATTATTGGATGGTTAGATTGTTGGAAAATATACTGCTTTTTTAAAATGTTATTTTCTGAATCATTTCCTTTTAGTACATTTGAAATATAAATCTTAACATCATGAGTAAAGCCGAAGAATTCAGTAATCACATTATAAACGGATATGCCTGCAAAGGTGATTTTATAACACTTGGTGGTGCCATGTTAGACGGCGTTCCCGTTGGTGGAGAAGCACATGTAAACATCGCACTTAAAACCCTCAACCGTCACGGATTAATTGCCGGAGCGACCGGAACGGGTAAAACCAAAACCATTCAAGTGCTTTCTGAACAACTTTCTAAGAATGGAATTCCCGTTTTGATGATGGATATTAAAGGTGACTTTTCAGGAATTGCAATGCCTGGAATTGAACAATCTTTTATTACTGAACGTCATGGAAAAATTAATTTGGGTTATGAAACCAAAAGTTTTCCGGTGGAATTGATGACGATTTCCAAACAAAATGGTGTTCGCTTACGAGCAACTGTTTCTGAATTTGGACCTGTTTTATTCTCTAGAATTTTAGATTTAAATGACACTCAAGGTGGCGTTGTTGCTGTGATTTTTAAATATTGCGACGATCATCATCTACCTCTTTTGGATTTAAAAGATTTTAAAAAGGTTTTACAATATATTACGGAAGAAGGAAAAGCAGAAATTGAAAAAGAATACGGTAGAATTTCCACAGCATCCACCGGTTCTATTTTACGAAAAATCATCGAATTAGAACAACAAGGAGCGGATGTGTTTTTTGGAGAATTATCGTTTGATATTGATGATTTAATGCGAATTGATAAAAACGGAAATGGTTATGTAAACATTATCCGCTTAACCGATATTCAAGATAAACCGAAGTTATTTTCAACGTTTATGCTGAGTTTATTAGCCGAAATTTACAGTACAATGCCAGAACAAGGTGATGCAGGAAGACCGGAATTAGTGATTTTTATTGACGAAGCTCATTTGATTTTTGATCAAGCCAGTAAAGCATTACAAGATCAGATTGAAACTATCGTAAAATTGATTCGTTCGAAAGGAATTGGAATTTATTTTATCACACAAAATCCACAAGATATTCCAGCTGGTGTTTTGAGTCAATTGGGTTTAAAAATACAACACGCTATGAGAGCTTTTACGGCAAACGATCGGAAAGCAATTAAAATGACGTCTGAAAATTATCCTTTATCCGATTATTATAAAACCGATGAAATGATTACGCAACTCGGAATTGGTGAAGCATTTGTAACGGCGTTGAATGAAAAAGGAATTCCGACTCCACTTGTTGACACGATGCTTCGAGCACCAATGAGTAGAATGGATGTGTTAACTTCTCAAGAAATTGATAGTTTAATTTCTGAATCAAAATTAGCCAAAAAATACAACGAAGAAATTGACCGCGAAAGTGCTTTTGAAATTTTAGATAAGAAAATTACTGCTGCGGAAGAACAAGCTGCTAAAAAAGCTGAAGAAGTGGCAAAGCAAAAAGAAGCTGGTAGACAAGCAAAACAAGCTCCAACTCGTACAACTTCAACCCGAAGAAGCACGGCTCAAAATCCGGTTGTGAAAGTGTTGACGAGTGCTACTTTTATTCGAGGGGCTTTGGGGATTTTGAGTAAGATGTTTAAGAAATAAATTTGAAAATGTGTCAATGTGACAATTTGAAAATGAACATATGAAAGGATTTCTCACCATCGGATTACTCATACTTTCCAATATATTTATGACATTGGCGTGGTATGGCCATTTGAAATTTAAAGACTTGAAATGGTTTGAAAATGCCGGACTGATTACGATTGTATTAATCAGTTGGGGATTGGCTTTGTTTGAATATTTTTTTCAGGTTCCTGCAAATCGGATTGGATATGAAGGAAATGGCGGACCGTTTTCTTTATTACAATTAAAAGTAATTCAAGAAGTGATTACATTGGTTATTTTCGTCATCTTTTCAATGCTTTTCTTTAAAAATGAAACGTTTAAATGGAATCATTTTGTGGGGATGTGTTGTTTGGTATTGGCGGTTTATTTTATTTTTAGGAAGTGATAATGGCCACCAAGACACAAAGAAAAATAAGTTGATAAACTTTGTGACTTTGTGGCAAAAAAATAATTAATTTTTATGAAAAAATACTTAATTCAGAAATCGCCATTCATTGTTCCAACAACAGACGGAAAATTAATCGAAGAACATTTCGGGAAAGCTTCTGATGGCAATAGTGAAATTTCAATTGCTCATATGATTGCACCCCCGCATTGGAGTGAACCGTTTCAAACTCCTGAATTTGAAGAATACACATATATCATTAAAGGTAAAAAACAATTTATTATTGAAGACGAAGTAATTGTTTTAGAAGCGGGTCAATCGATTAAAATTGAGAAAAACACTCGTGTTCAATATTCCAATCCGTTTGATGAAGTATGTGAATATATTGCCATTTGTAAACCTGCTTTTGATTTTGAGAGAGTGCATCGGGAGGAAGCATAAATTATTTTGAAAGAAGCTGAATAATATTCTCTTCCACTTCTTTACTATCCCATTTCTCTTCAATATTCTCCATTTGCATCACTTCTTCCATAATTTTATTTTGGAAATCACCAATGGCCAGAGCTTCTGAATAAGGTTGCAAACTGAACGTTACTCTGCTGTAAAGAGGCATCCATTTTTCGGGATGTTTATCGGAAAACCATTTTTCAATTTTCTTTTGCAATAAGAATTTCTCATCTGCAGTTTTGGCACTCATTTCCATAAAATTGCGATAAGAAAGTTCGGCAATCGCATCGGCATTGGGTTTTCGCGATTTTTGGTATTCTTTAAAGATGGTTTCCCAATCGTTTCCGTATTTCGAAATCATTTCGTTCAACACCGTAATATCTTCAAAACCGGCGTTCATTCCGTGACCATAAAAAGGAACAATCGCGTGACACGAATCGCCAATCAAAGCCACTTTATCATTAAACGTCCAAGGATAGCATTGCATCGTGACCAAATAACTTTTTGGGTTTTTAAAGAAATCTTCCACCAAATCGGGAATCACTTCTTTGGTATCGGGGAAATATTTTGCAAAAAAATCAACTAAGGTTTTTTCGTCGTGTAAACTTTCAAAGGAATTTTCTCCTTCAAATGGCATAAATAAAGTGCAAGTAAACGAGCCATCTAAGTTAGCCAATCCCATCAACATAAAATTTCCGCGAGGCCAAATGTGTAAAGAATTTTTATCGATTTTATAACTACCATCCGCATTGGCCGGAATATGCAATTCTTTGTAACCGATGCTTAAAAATTTTTGCGAATAATCAAACATACTTTGGCGTTGCATGCGGTGGCGAATTCTCGAAAACGCACCATCGGCACCAAAAACTTTATCATATTTTAAATCGGTCCACTCACCTCTTTCGGTTTCTCCAATATGCAAAGTGGCATCGGATAATGTAACATCCCAAATACGGTGTTCAAAAAAGAATTCAACCCCTTCGGCTTCAGCCAAATCAATCATTTTTCGATTTAAAACACCACGGGAAAGTGAATAAATTGCTTCGCCTTCTTTACCATAATTTTGATAGGTAAGTTTTGAATCCTGTAAATGAATCGCTCGTTTATCAACCGGAATTCCGATTTTTTTAATTTCTTCGGTCAAGCCGATATCATCCAACGCTTTCCAACCCCGATTTGACATCACCAAATTAATGGAACGCCCTGAAAATTCAACCGTTCGAATGTCTGGACTGCGATCAAAAACGTGAACAGTATGACCTAATTTTTTGAGGTATATTGCCAATAAAGTTCCAACTAATCCGGAACCAACAACGGCAATTTTTTGAGGAGTTTGCATGAATGAATATCAAAAATTCAAGTACAAAAATAAGGATAATTGTTCAGTCAAATCTAAATAAAAGAAAATTTATGGTTTTCTGTTTTTTGTTGGTTTAAAAATTAACTTTCGTGAACTCGCTTCAATTTCCTCCTTATTCATTTTCATCTTTCTAAATTTCCCTTCATTATACATCGTAGCCTGATCGTCGTAATGTTTACTCAAAGGATTTCCGGATTGTCCTGTTGGGAGAATGCTCAAGCTATTTTCAATATCTGAAAAATCGATGATTCGTCGAGTGGATGGCCCTGATTTTACGTGATGATTACCTTCTTCGGTTAAAGTGAACATTAAATTATTGATGACTTCGTTGGAACCATTGATTTCAAACGAACCCACATTAAAATAACTTCGCAAAGCAGCCACTTCTCCCAATGGATGTTTGTGTTCTAAGGTATGCACTTTATTCCACGTCCAACCTGAAACTTGATTCCCTAATTGTTTTTCTAAATGAGCGATGGTTTGTTTGAATGAAAGAGAAATAATATCATTTCTAGATTCTTTTTTGTCTTTCGTCGAACGATTATCCCACCAAGGAGAAGCTTCATTAGCAATTTGAAAAGCAATCATTTGTTTTAAAATATGCGTGGATAACAGAATATTAAAACGGTCTTTTCCTAATTCATCTTCAAAGGTGTTTTTGAGATAATAAAACAGAAATTGATTGTAAATTGTCGGAGCCACATCGGTTAAACCATTGCTTCCATTCCAATTTTTCAATTGATTTAGAGCGATTTTTTCAGTTTCAGATAAATCGTTTTGATTGATTCCTGTTAAAATACTTTGAACAATTGAAGGAGCGACAGACGATTTATCATCATTAATCATTTTCATAAAATCTTCTTTCGTCCAATCATTTTTGGGTTCTAACAATTGAACGATTCGTTTCGCACGATCTTCCGGAAGGTAATAGCCCGGATATAAATAATCATCGATGGGTTCTACTTGATTGTTGGCAGAATAAACGTAATTCCAAGTAGGATTGATGGAATACGGATTTTCAGAAAAATTATAATATTTTTTCTGTTCATCTTCTCCGTTTGCACCATTTAAAATAAAATTCGGATTGACGTTTTCGGGCATTTTATATAATTTACCTGAAGTTATCCAAGCGATATTTCCTTTGGCATCGCCATACATAATATTTAATCCGGGAGCGGCAATCAATTCGATACTTTGATGAAAATCTTCTACATTTTTCGCGTGACAAAGTGAATAAACCGCATCCAAAATTTGATTTTTATGTTGCAAATATGTCCACCACATCGAAATGGGTTTGTCTTCTTTCAGTCCATCAACCAAACCATTTAGTAACGGACCGTGATGACTTTTTTTGACTTTTAAAACCACATCCGAACTGTCTTTTACTTTGATGATTTTTTCAATGATTTGATAATTTTTAAACCCTTCTTTTGTTAGGTATTGATTTTCATTTTCAGGATTATTGGTTTCCAAAAACAAATCCATATCATCGTTTTCAAACATAGTCAAACCATACGCATATTCACGATTGTGACCCAAAAGCGGAAACGGAGTTCCGGCCAAATAATAACCATACATTTCATAATCGGGTGTTACGATATGAGCTTCATACCAAGTGGCAGGTTGCGAAAAACCAATGTGTGGATCATTGGCAAACAACACTTTTCCACTTTTGGTTTTTTGTGGACCAACGACCCAACTATTACTTCCTATGAAAGGTGGAATGGGTGAATTTTCCAATAACGAAGCGACTGATTTTGAAATTTCGGAATAGGCTTCGGACTTCCCTTTAAAACTTTTTAGTTTGGTATGAGCCAAAGAGCCGTCTATACCAAAATCTTTTAGATAGTCCATTCCCAATTCATCACGAATATCGGTCATTAATGGATCCGATTTTTGAGCCATCGCAAAACTAAAGGACATATAGCCAAAAATATTATACACATCTTTGATGGTGAATTTTTCCTTCGGAACGCCTACTAATTGAAATTCTATTGGGGATGGCCCTTCATCTAAAAATTGATTAATTCCATCCAAATAGGCCAACGTTAATTGATAACTTTCGCTGTTTTTGTCCAATTGAGCAATTGCTTTTTCTGAATCTTCATCAATCCCTAAACCAGTAAAAAACTTGTCGTTTTTAAGCATCACCGAACCAAAAAGTTCAGATAATCTTCCCGGTGCAATTCTTCGCATTAATTCCATTTGCCACAATCGATCTTGAGCGTGTACATAACCCAACGTTGTCATTGCATCTTTTTGTGTTTGAGCATAAATGTGTGGAATTCCGTAATCATCAAAATAAACAGTCGTTTCTTTTTGGATGGAATTCAACGCCATTTCGCCATCGTATTTTGGTTTAAGATAAAAGCCGTAAATCAAAATAAAAGCTGCAATTAGAACCAAAATCAATAAAACGGAAAGCGAAATTTTTTTAAGAAGTTTCATAAAAATAAAAATCAATAGACAAATATACTAGAAATGTCTATTGATTAAAATGGATTGAATGATAAGTTTATCTTAATTTCCTCTACCGCCGCCACCTCTTGTTGTAGTCGGAGTTGTTGTTCCAGAACTTCTTTGAGCAGGAGCTGTGGATCTATTTTGCTGTCTGATTTGCTGCGTTCTTTCTCGAACTGCACGAGCATCAGGCTGAGGCAATCTTGTACTTGAACGTGTTTCTGCCGGAGCTACCCTTGGTGTTGAAGGAGTGGCTCTTGGTGTAGTTGGAGTCGCTCTCGGCGTTGTTGCCGGTGCTCTTGTATCAGACGGATTTCTTACCGCTGGTGCAGTTGTTGACGGTGTTTCTGCATTATTTCCCCTTGTACTTGTTTGAGTTGAATTTCCTCTCACAGTAGATTGTTGGGTTGATGATCCTCTAGTGGGTTGAACTGACGCAGACGACGTTCGTGGTCGAGTTGGTGCATAATGATTTCCACTTTGACCTCTAACGCCAATTGTTGCTTGCGTTGGCCATTGATTTCCTACCGCATATTGTTGTCTATGCATATTGAAATTATGATAAGGAGATGGTCCATAATAATCCATTAATCCAACTTTATAAGTGTTGTATAAATCATAATGTCCATAATGATTGGGTAAATAATAAGCACTTACCCATCGGTTTCCTCTCGGATAAATATACATCGATGAGTAAACATCGTAGTAAACCATCATATCCGGGAAATAGTAATATCTAACATCTTCATACCCTACCGGACCCCACATTGGCGGTGGTTCAGGCTGAGAAACTACGGCGGGACGGCTTGGTGCACACATCGTGAACAAAACCGAAATGGAGGCTAGTATAATTAAGTTTTTGAATCGCATAACTTTTGTTTTTAGTGTTACTATTTGATAGTATTCAAGAATAATACCAAAATGTAAATTGATAATAATCTATTAAAGTTACGATTTTACGTAAGCAACTCCAATATAAAGCTTTGAATTTAGTTTAACATTAACTTTTAAACTCAATTATCGAAGATACTTTTAAAGAAAAACCCCAAAGTAGTTCTTCACTATTTTGGGGTTCAATCATTTTATATAATTATTAATTTCTGGGAAAAACGATTTTCTCTCCCACATTCATTTTATTGTTTTTAGCTAACACTCCGCACATGTGAAATAACATTCGGGCACCCACATTGCCGTCCCAATCATCATTTTCTCCGGGTGCGACTTCTACTAAATCGAATCCGATGATTTCTTTATCGGTTTCTGCTAATCGACTTAAAAGATAAGTAGCTTGTTCAAATGAAAATCCGCCCGGAACCGGAGTTCCTGTATTTGGACAATACCAAGGATACATCCCATCAATATCAAAACTGATACAAACTTTCTGTGGTAAAGCGGCAATGATTTGATCACATTGCTGTTGCCACGTTTTACCTTCAAACGTTTCTCTTTTCAAATCCGAATCGGTGTGTACAACTACTCGACTGCCTTGTTGCTTCACGACATCCACTTCTTGTTCACAAAAATCACGAATTCCTACTTGAACTATTTTTGAAATATGTGGAATTTGTAATGCATTGTACATAATGGATGCATGCGAATAGGTAAAGCCTTCATAAGCAATTCTGAAATCCATATGAGCATCTAAATGAAGAATTCCGAAATTGTCGTGTTTTTCAGCTAAGGCTTGGTAATAACCAAGTGGTGTACTGTGATCTCCGCCTAAAAGCACAACTTTTTTTCCATGTTCTAACCAATACAATGTTTTTTGACGAACGGCTTCCACCATATCGGAACACGCATAATTGATTTTATCTAAACTTTTTTGCAAAGCCGGATGATGATCTAACATTGCTCCGCTTTCCAATGCTTCGATAATTGGAGCAGCTTTCTTTTTATATTTTTTTGAATTCTTTTTGATTCCTTTTGGTGATTCATCTAAAAAGATTCCTAATTTCCATAATTCAGGAAATTCTTGGTGATTTAAATCTACTTGAAATGAAGCTTCTAAAATTGCTTCTGGACCTTTTGATGCACCGGAACCATAGCTTACGGTTACTTCCCACGGAACAGGAATTACGATTATTTCGCTGTCTTCAATAGAAAAAGGTAAGCCAAAAATGGTGGCATCGGCTAAGCCTGGTTGGCTTGGATCGAAGGTTTTGAGGATTTCTTGTTTAGTCATTTGTTGGATTGTTCGATTGTTCGATTGTTGGATTGTTCAACTTTTAGATTGTTCGATTTTTAGATTGTTCGATTTTTGGATTATTCGATTTTTAGAAAGATTCTACAATCAAGGAATCTAATTATCTAAAAATCCAATAATCTAATTATCTTCTCTCACCGCAAAGTTGACATAAATTTAGCAATCATTAAAGTTATTTTGTGAAGTTCATCTGATAAAATTTTTAAATCATTATCATTTAAATATCCTACATCATTTGAAACTAATAATTGTGTTTCGATTTCATAACAAGAACCTAAAGCGTTTTCTAAAAAAATTAAAAAATGTTTGTTTGAAGATTTTGCTGAGCCTTCCGCAATATTTGAAGGAACTGAAATCGATGCTCTTCTTAACTGAGTTATTAATCCGAATCTTTCTGATTCGGGAAAACTTTGAGTCACTTTATAAATGGGTGTACAAAATTTTCTACTTAACTTCCAAATTTCTAAATCTTTGTATCTGTGCATATATTTTTTTTGATTGTTGGATTGTTGATTTTTAGATTGTTCGACTGTTGGATTGTTGGATTGTTGGATTATAAGAATTTTTCTAAAAATCTGACAATCCAAAAATCTATAAATCCTACTTACTAATTCCTTTCTTCAAGATTTGTCCGAATTCATACATGTCTTCAAAAGAACAGTAGAATGGTGCGGGTGCTAAACGAATTACGTTTGGTTCACGCCAGTCGGTGATAACGCCATTTACCATTAGATAATCAAACAAAGTTTTTCCTTGTCCGTGAAAATAAACGGATAATTGACAAGCTCTTTCTTCTTGGTTTTGTGGTGTGATGATTTCAAATTCGGTTCCGTCTATTTCCTCGTCTATTTCGTGAAGGATAAATTCAAGATAAGCCGTTAAAAGATTTCTTTTTTTGACTAATTTAGTCATTCCTACTTCGGCAAACATTTCTGCGGATGCTAAATAGGGTGCTAAAGATAGTATCGGTAAATTACTGATTTGCCAACCATTTGCTCCATATTCGGGTTCAAAGTGCGGTTCCATTTTGAAACGACGTTCTTTGTTATGTCCCCACCAACCGGCAAAACGTTGCAATTCAAAATCACCGTGGTGTTTTTCGTGAATAAAGCAACCCGATACATTCCCAGGTCCGGAATTCATATATTTGTAGCTGCACCAACAAGCGAAATCTACACACCAATCGTGCAATTGAAGTTCGATGTTTCCGGCTGCGTGAGCTAAATCCCAGCCGACAAAAGCACCTGTTTTTTGTGCTGCTTGTGTGATGGTTTTGATATCGAATACTTGACCGGTGTAATAGTTTACACCACCAATTAAGACTAATGCTAATTCGTCGCCTACTTCTTCAATTTTGGCTAAAATATCTTCGTGACGTATGTTGTGTTCGCCTTCTCTTCGTTTGATTTCGATGATGGCATCGCTTGGGTTGAATCCGTGAAATTTCACCTGACTTTGAAACATATATTGATCCGATGGAAATGCTTTTTCTTCGCAGATGATTTTATATTTTTTTTCCGTAGGTTGATAGAAGGAAACCATCATCAAGTGAAGGTTGACGGTTAACGTATTCATTACCGTGATTTCGGAAGGTTTTGCTCCAACGATTTCACTTAATGGAATGGCAAATCGTTCGTGATAATCCCACCAAGGTTTGTCGGCATAAAAGTGACCTTCTACGGCGAGGCGTGCCCAATCGTTCATCACTTCGTCTACGTAGGTTTTGGTTCGTTTGGGTTGTAATCCGAGTGAATTTCCGGTGAAATAAATGACGTTTTTGCCA
Coding sequences within it:
- a CDS encoding helicase HerA-like domain-containing protein gives rise to the protein MSKAEEFSNHIINGYACKGDFITLGGAMLDGVPVGGEAHVNIALKTLNRHGLIAGATGTGKTKTIQVLSEQLSKNGIPVLMMDIKGDFSGIAMPGIEQSFITERHGKINLGYETKSFPVELMTISKQNGVRLRATVSEFGPVLFSRILDLNDTQGGVVAVIFKYCDDHHLPLLDLKDFKKVLQYITEEGKAEIEKEYGRISTASTGSILRKIIELEQQGADVFFGELSFDIDDLMRIDKNGNGYVNIIRLTDIQDKPKLFSTFMLSLLAEIYSTMPEQGDAGRPELVIFIDEAHLIFDQASKALQDQIETIVKLIRSKGIGIYFITQNPQDIPAGVLSQLGLKIQHAMRAFTANDRKAIKMTSENYPLSDYYKTDEMITQLGIGEAFVTALNEKGIPTPLVDTMLRAPMSRMDVLTSQEIDSLISESKLAKKYNEEIDRESAFEILDKKITAAEEQAAKKAEEVAKQKEAGRQAKQAPTRTTSTRRSTAQNPVVKVLTSATFIRGALGILSKMFKK
- a CDS encoding four helix bundle protein; translated protein: MHRYKDLEIWKLSRKFCTPIYKVTQSFPESERFGLITQLRRASISVPSNIAEGSAKSSNKHFLIFLENALGSCYEIETQLLVSNDVGYLNDNDLKILSDELHKITLMIAKFMSTLR
- a CDS encoding cupin domain-containing protein codes for the protein MKKYLIQKSPFIVPTTDGKLIEEHFGKASDGNSEISIAHMIAPPHWSEPFQTPEFEEYTYIIKGKKQFIIEDEVIVLEAGQSIKIEKNTRVQYSNPFDEVCEYIAICKPAFDFERVHREEA
- a CDS encoding DMT family protein, which produces MKGFLTIGLLILSNIFMTLAWYGHLKFKDLKWFENAGLITIVLISWGLALFEYFFQVPANRIGYEGNGGPFSLLQLKVIQEVITLVIFVIFSMLFFKNETFKWNHFVGMCCLVLAVYFIFRK
- a CDS encoding penicillin acylase family protein, whose product is MKLLKKISLSVLLILVLIAAFILIYGFYLKPKYDGEMALNSIQKETTVYFDDYGIPHIYAQTQKDAMTTLGYVHAQDRLWQMELMRRIAPGRLSELFGSVMLKNDKFFTGLGIDEDSEKAIAQLDKNSESYQLTLAYLDGINQFLDEGPSPIEFQLVGVPKEKFTIKDVYNIFGYMSFSFAMAQKSDPLMTDIRDELGMDYLKDFGIDGSLAHTKLKSFKGKSEAYSEISKSVASLLENSPIPPFIGSNSWVVGPQKTKSGKVLFANDPHIGFSQPATWYEAHIVTPDYEMYGYYLAGTPFPLLGHNREYAYGLTMFENDDMDLFLETNNPENENQYLTKEGFKNYQIIEKIIKVKDSSDVVLKVKKSHHGPLLNGLVDGLKEDKPISMWWTYLQHKNQILDAVYSLCHAKNVEDFHQSIELIAAPGLNIMYGDAKGNIAWITSGKLYKMPENVNPNFILNGANGEDEQKKYYNFSENPYSINPTWNYVYSANNQVEPIDDYLYPGYYLPEDRAKRIVQLLEPKNDWTKEDFMKMINDDKSSVAPSIVQSILTGINQNDLSETEKIALNQLKNWNGSNGLTDVAPTIYNQFLFYYLKNTFEDELGKDRFNILLSTHILKQMIAFQIANEASPWWDNRSTKDKKESRNDIISLSFKQTIAHLEKQLGNQVSGWTWNKVHTLEHKHPLGEVAALRSYFNVGSFEINGSNEVINNLMFTLTEEGNHHVKSGPSTRRIIDFSDIENSLSILPTGQSGNPLSKHYDDQATMYNEGKFRKMKMNKEEIEASSRKLIFKPTKNRKP
- a CDS encoding agmatinase family protein; translated protein: MTKQEILKTFDPSQPGLADATIFGLPFSIEDSEIIVIPVPWEVTVSYGSGASKGPEAILEASFQVDLNHQEFPELWKLGIFLDESPKGIKKNSKKYKKKAAPIIEALESGAMLDHHPALQKSLDKINYACSDMVEAVRQKTLYWLEHGKKVVLLGGDHSTPLGYYQALAEKHDNFGILHLDAHMDFRIAYEGFTYSHASIMYNALQIPHISKIVQVGIRDFCEQEVDVVKQQGSRVVVHTDSDLKRETFEGKTWQQQCDQIIAALPQKVCISFDIDGMYPWYCPNTGTPVPGGFSFEQATYLLSRLAETDKEIIGFDLVEVAPGENDDWDGNVGARMLFHMCGVLAKNNKMNVGEKIVFPRN
- a CDS encoding FAD-dependent oxidoreductase, coding for MQTPQKIAVVGSGLVGTLLAIYLKKLGHTVHVFDRSPDIRTVEFSGRSINLVMSNRGWKALDDIGLTEEIKKIGIPVDKRAIHLQDSKLTYQNYGKEGEAIYSLSRGVLNRKMIDLAEAEGVEFFFEHRIWDVTLSDATLHIGETERGEWTDLKYDKVFGADGAFSRIRHRMQRQSMFDYSQKFLSIGYKELHIPANADGSYKIDKNSLHIWPRGNFMLMGLANLDGSFTCTLFMPFEGENSFESLHDEKTLVDFFAKYFPDTKEVIPDLVEDFFKNPKSYLVTMQCYPWTFNDKVALIGDSCHAIVPFYGHGMNAGFEDITVLNEMISKYGNDWETIFKEYQKSRKPNADAIAELSYRNFMEMSAKTADEKFLLQKKIEKWFSDKHPEKWMPLYSRVTFSLQPYSEALAIGDFQNKIMEEVMQMENIEEKWDSKEVEENIIQLLSK
- the kynU gene encoding kynureninase; this translates as MEFQNTREFAQQLDAQDELFKYRDEFHFPSINGKNVIYFTGNSLGLQPKRTKTYVDEVMNDWARLAVEGHFYADKPWWDYHERFAIPLSEIVGAKPSEITVMNTLTVNLHLMMVSFYQPTEKKYKIICEEKAFPSDQYMFQSQVKFHGFNPSDAIIEIKRREGEHNIRHEDILAKIEEVGDELALVLIGGVNYYTGQVFDIKTITQAAQKTGAFVGWDLAHAAGNIELQLHDWCVDFACWCSYKYMNSGPGNVSGCFIHEKHHGDFELQRFAGWWGHNKERRFKMEPHFEPEYGANGWQISNLPILSLAPYLASAEMFAEVGMTKLVKKRNLLTAYLEFILHEIDEEIDGTEFEIITPQNQEERACQLSVYFHGQGKTLFDYLMVNGVITDWREPNVIRLAPAPFYCSFEDMYEFGQILKKGISK